The window AGCGCGGCTGCGGAGCCGGTAGCGGACGCTGTCGAGGCCGAGACCGAGCAGGCCGCTGCAGCGGATGCTGTGGAGGACGCGCCGAAGCGGCCGATGGGCAAGGGTGCGCGGGCGAAGGGTGCTGTGTCCGAGAACGCGGAAACTGCGCCTGACCTCGAAGCGGAAACACCGGCCGCCGAGGCGGATCCGGCGCCGGCGGATTCCGAGGCGTCGGAGGACGAGTCGACGCCCGAGGTCTCGGAACCCGAAGCGACTGAGCCTCAGGCCGAAGCCGAAGTCGAGGCCGACCCCGAGCCCGAGCCCGTCGTGATGGTCCCGCACCGGCCCGCCGGGCGGGGAGTGCTGATCGCCACGGCCGTCGCGTCGGTGGTGTTCGTCGGGGCGAGCGGCTTCGCCGCGGCAATGGCGCAGCCTTACCTGTCTGAAAGGGCGCTGGTGCAGACGAAGCTCACGATCGCGCGCACCGCGACCGACGCGATCACCACGTTGTGGTCCTACACGCCGGAGGACATGAGCTCGCTCGCCGAGCGGGCGTCGGCGTACCTGACCGGTGATTTCGCTGCCGAGTACCGCCGCTATATCGATGCGATCGTCGAGGCCAACAAGCAGGCGCAGGTCACCAACACCACGCAGGTGATGGGTGCGGCCGTGGAATCGGTGTCGCCGCCGTCGATTCCGACCGAGGCGACCGCTCTGGTCTACACGAACTCGGTGGCCACCAGTCCGGTGACGAAGAACATCCCGTCGCTGCGCTACCTGTCCTACCGGCTGACGATGAACCGCGATGGGGGCGAGTGGCGCATCACCCGGATGTCGACGATCACGTCCTTCGATCTGACACCGCAGCTGTAATCGGGCCCTATCGCCGTGGCGTTCCCCTCACCGGTGTCGCGGAGGCAAACGGTTATCGCGCTGCTGTTGCTGACATTCACCACGGGGCTGGTCGATGCGGTCAGCGTGCTGGTGCTGGGACATGTGTTCGTCGCGAACATTACCGGAACGTTGTGTTCCTCGGCTTTTTGGTACGTGCCACATTCCGGGGGTGGACCTCACTGCAGCGCTGGTCGCGTTCGTCGGCTTCTTCGACGGGACGATCATCGGCGGGCGATTGTCACGCCACCTCGACAGCAATGTGCGGGTGTGGCTGACGACGGCGCTGGGACTCGAGGTCGTTGCGCTCGCGGTGCTCGCTGCCGTTGCCGGGGCCGGTCTGGTGCACTATCACGACTACTCCAAGCTGATCCTGATCGTCGGGCTCGCAGTGGTTTCGGCAGCCAGAACGCAACCGCCCGGCAGTTTGGCATCCAGGTGCGCGCCACGGTTCTGTCGCCCATATTCGCCTGAATCATTGCGGCCGCTATTTCGTGCGGGTGGGTGTGCTTCTCACTCCCTTGCCAGTCCTGATAATCACGATCAGGGGAATGAATCGAGAGCAGAAATCGCGGGCACTGATGGACAGTGGGTTCGGCAGCAGAAGGTTTCACCGCGCAGCATCGAAGACTTCCGGTCCGTCGTCGAATCCGACCGCATATTTCAACTCTGATGCGTTGCACGAAGAAGATCAGGGCGCGATCCGTTTCGTTCTGCTCTGACGGCGGCTGACGGTTCGGGCGCAAAACAAATCTCAGTTGAGTGCAACATCAGCCTCATTCATGATTAACCCCTGGGGGAAGGTGGCGATGTGCGGTGATCAGCTGCCTGCATGATCAAGATGGCCTAGCATCTCCAGCCATGCGGGGGAGGGTTCGGGCTGTGACGACATCTGTCATCGGCATTGCATGCGGCACGTCGATCGCTGCCGTGCGGCGGCAATGGAATAACTTCACCAATAACCGTCACCGAGACAAAGCTGGTCACAATCACAGCGACAGTAGCGCCATCTGCGTCCCACCCTCAACCCCCACCAACGCCCAGGGGGCCGTCCACCTCCATCCCCGGGGACGGCACCCTCATGGTTGGGACCGACATGGCGCCTGGGGTCTACAGGAGTGCAGGCCCCGCAAGCGGTTCGCCGTTTTGCAGCTGGGCACGCCTGAACAAGCTGAGCGGCATTACCGATTTCGACGCGCGGCGATCCTGCGAGGTAATAACACCGGTCAAGGCGTAGTGACGTTTGAACCGAGCGATGTCGCTTCCGCCACCCAGACGTGTCAAACGTGGCAGAAGGTCGGCTAAGAGTTGATCAGCGCAGAACTTTCAGAGGGGATGTAATTGTGAGTCAATCGCCATCACCTGCGCCTGGCTGGTACCCCGACCCGTTGAATCCTGGAAAGCAGATTTACTGGGACGGCGCTTCGTGGGGCGAACCGGTTGGCGTGCCGGACAATTCAAGTAATGCCAAGAAGACGGGTGTTGCGATCGGCGTCTGTGTGCTGGCAGTCGTCGGACTTGTGATGTCAATGCAGTCGGTCAGCCTGATGACCGGCTCGGGGCCGGTGTGGACCGGTGTTGCAGTGGTGGGAGTCGCCACAGCTATCGCGTTTTTCATGGGTGCTGCTACCTGGGTCCGTGTCTTAGCCTGCGTGCTCTTGGCGTTGTCGCTCGTAAACGGCTTCTACATCGAGAGCCAGATGTCCGAAAAGCGTGACGAGTTGACACGGGTGTTCGACAACTAGCCAGGCTGCGTCCAGCGGATCGCTCACCGGCGATCTCTTGCCGGTCTAGTGAATCAGTTCGGGTTCCGTGAAAGTATTACCGTCCGAATGTGATTGTCCGATGGGGGGATTGATGCGTGCGTAGGCGATGACTGGAGTTGGAAGCGGAGCGCTGCTCGTCATCGGTTGCGGCGGGAACCCTGACGGTGGTTCTTCGTTAACTGTCCTCGCAGCGGCTGTGCCTTCCACCGTTACGATTGTCGCCTGCCATGAGGATGGGACCAGTGTGACCTGATTTTTGCCAGGGTGATGGGACCACCTGGATTGCCAGTTATGGGACCACCGGCGCGTCGCGTCGGTGGTCTTTTCATTTGTTCGTTCGATCGCCGTGACAGCTCAAGTCACGGAGGTCGCCGGCATGGCTTTTCGGGAGGTCAGTGTGAACGAGATCAGGGAAGTTCTGCGGGTGTGGCTGGGCGTGGCGGGGTTACCGGCGCCGGGGTACCGGACGATCGCCGCGCATTGCGGTGTGGATCGCAAAACGGTGCGCCGTTACGTCGAGGCCGCCCACGCGGCCGGTCTGCGCCGCGGCGACGACGCCGGCGCGATCGACGACGGTCTGATCGGGATGGTCGCCGAAGCGGTGCGCCCGGTTCGCCCCGATGGTCACGGCGCGGCGTGGGAGCAGTTATTGGGGTTCGAGGATCAGATCACCAAGTGGGTGGCCGGCTCTGGTGAGCAGCGGCCGTTGACAGTGACCAAGATCCACACTCTGCTGGGAAGGCAGGGCTGTGTGGTGCCGTATCGGACGTTGCACCGATTCGCCAGCCAGCGTTGCGGTTTCGGCCGCAAAGATCTCACGGTGCGGGTCGCTGATGGTGATCCCGGGGTGGAGTGCCAGGTCGACTTCGGCTATCTGGGGATGCTCACTGACGTCGATGATGGGCGCCGCCGCAAGGTGCATGCGCTGATCTTCACCGCGGTGTACTCCCGGCACATGTTTGTGTGGCTGTCCTACTCGCAGACTCTGGCCGCGGTGATCGCCGGCTGCGAGGCGGCCTGGGAGTTCTTCGGCGGCGTGTTCGCCGTGCTGATCCCCGACAACCTCAAACCGGTGATCGCCGCCGCCGATGCGGTCAACCCGCAGTTCAGCCAGGGCTGGCTGGACTACGCCGGGCATGTCGGGTTCCTGACCGACCCGGCGCGGGTGGCCTCGCCGAAGGACAAGCCGCGAGTGGAACGCGCCGTGCAGTACGTGCGCCGAAACTTCTGGGACGGTGAAACATTCACCAGCCTGGCCCATGCGCAGCAGGCGGCGACGGTGTGGTGTCGTGACACCGCGGGCACCCGCACACACGGCACCATCTGCGCTCGTCCGCTGGAGGTGTTCACCGCCGAGGAACAGTCCCGGCTGTTGCCGGTGCCAGGGGTTTATGACGTGCCGGTGTTCAAGACGGTCAAGGTGCACCGCGATTTCCACGCCGAGGTCGCCAAGGCGCTGTATTCGCTGCCCGAGTGCTGGATCGGTCAGTACCTGGACGTGCGGGCCGACACCGAGTTGGTGAAGTTCTATCGCCGCGGCGTGCTGGTCAAGGTCCATCCTCGCCAGCCGGCCGGTGGGCGCAGCACCGACCCCGCTGATCTGCCCGAACACAAGACCGGCTACGCGCTGCGCGATGTGACGACATTGATCGCCACCTGCGCCGCGCACGGCCCCAACGTCGGGATCTACGCCGAACGCATCCTCGATGACCGGCTGCCCTGGACGAAGATGCGCACCGTCTACCGGCTGCTGGGCCTGGTGCGCCGCTACGGCGCCGACCGGGTCGAACAGGCCTGCGCACTGTCGCTGGATCTTGATGTCGTCTCGGTGAACAAGATCGCCTCCATGCTCGAGCGTGCCACCGAGACCAGCACACCCGCGCTGCCGAAGGCCGTCCGCCACACCGCCACCCGCTTCGCCCGCGATCCATCCGAATTCAGCTCCACCCCAACACCATTGACCATCATCACGACCACCGTTGCCGAGGAGAACCGCTGACATGACCACCACCGCCCGTGGCGCCACCGACCCGATCGGCGCTGACCTGCTCCGACTGCTCAAGACCCTCAAACTCGGCGCGATGGCCGACACCCTGCCCGAACGCGCCGCTCTGGCCCGCCAACACAAACTCAGTCACATCGGGTTCCTGGAAACGCTGCTGGCCGACGAGGTCTCCCGACGCGAATCCCGCTCCGCCGCGTTGCGGGCGACCAAAGCCGGACTCGACCCCACCATGCGGTTTGATACCTGGACCGCACACGAGGACCTGCGCTATGACCGCACCCTGCTGGGGGATCTGACCTCACTGCGGTTCCTCGACGCCGGCCAGTCCGCGATCGTCCTCGGGCCCGTTGGTGTTGGCAAGACGCATCTGGCAACAGCATTGGGACACATGGCCATTCGACGCAGACACACCGTAGTCTTCGGCCGGGCCGACAAACTGTTCACCCGACTGCGCGCCGCAAGGCTCGACCACACCGTCGACGCCGAGATCCGCCGCCTGGCCGCCGTCGACGTCCTCATCATCGACGACTTCGCGCTACGCCCGCTCGACGCCACCGAAACCAGCGACTTCTACGAAATCGTCGTCGAGCGCCACCGCGCCAAGACCACCATCGTGACGTCGAACCGCGAGCCCGCTGAATGGCTGACCATGACCGCCGACACCCTGCTGGCTCAATCAGCCATCGACCGGCTGACCTCCGCCGCGCACACCCTGGTCATCGAAGGACCGTCCTACCGCCAACGGACCCGGCCCCAGCTTGACCCAGACCCCGCCGACGAGCATCCTCAGTAACGCGCCACGGTGGTCCCATCCCCCTGGCAATCAGGTGGTCCCATCACCCTGGCAAGCGACAACGATCATTGCCTGACAGCGAGAACAGATCGGACGGATAGCTCAAGGCGTCCCCCCGCGAGGCATTCGATCTCAGCGCGCGACACATCCCCCTGCGAGCGTGCGCGAAGTTCGACAGTAGCTCGGCGTGTCTGCCGCGGACACGCACGCTCGCGGGGCTGGGGGTCAGTTGAAGGCGAGCCAGGCCGGCTGGGCGCGCTCGCGGGAGTCGCACAGCACCGCCATGGTGTCGCACGATCCGCGGGGCGCGCCCGCACCCGCCCACATACCGCCGGTGTCGCGGCGCAACACGATCGCCGACGATCCGCCGCCGTCGAGCAATATCGCTGTGTCGCTACCCAATCCGCGGAACAGGTCCTGGATCTGGTCGGGTGTGTAGCTGCCGCCCTGGAACACGTACATCTCGTCGCGGTCCTTGACGTAGGCCAGTGCGGTGCGTGCCGCGCTCGGGCCCGGATCGTTGAGCTGCCCGGCGTCACCCGGCGCGAGCAGCCCGATGCCGGCCACGGCGACGAAGCGCGTGCCCTGGTCGATCAACTGCGTCACCACCGGCGTCGCGGCGTCGTAGTCGTCGTCGCTGCGGGGTGGGACGACGAACGGCGTTCCTTGCACCGGCAGCACCATCGTCGACAGCGCCATCCAGTTCTCGTTGCCGCCGGAGAGCCCCTGCTTCCCGGCGTAGGCCAGCGTCCCGGTGACTTTCGCGTTGGTACGGCCCAGGTTTCGGGTGTTGTCGACGTAGGCGCCCAGCGGGGAGCTGCACCCGGTCGTCTTCCACGAGCCGCCCTGCTGACCCCGCACGTCGAAGAAGTTCGCGTTGATCGCGATCGTCGGCTGGCCGAGCGCCTGCCACGCCTGGATCGGGGTGTAGATCTCGGCGGACTGCCACAGGCCTTCGCCAGTGCGGGCGCGCGGATCCTGTTCGCAGCGGGCCTGATATCCGGTGTGGGAATCGGCGAGCAGGCGCGGCGCGAGACGCTGCGATGCGTTCTTGATGATCATCAGCCGGCCGCCGTTGTTCATCTCGTACCAGTTGCCCGCGGCGTCGAGCATCGGCGCGGCGAACCCGCTGCCGAAGTTGTAGACCAAATACGAGCCGCGGGTGTTGGCGATCGCGCCGGCGAGCAACTCCCGGGCGTTTGCGGCGCGGGCCGGAGGTGCCACCGCCACCGCGGCGAGCATCGCGCACAGGGTCACGACCGCGAGTTTGGCGACGAGCGCGGTGCCGGTCCGCATCGGGAGACGCCGGAAGTTTGCGGTCGGAGTCGTCACCGGCGGCTCCTATCGGAAAAACGGATCAGTCCAGATCACAATAATCCCAGCAGAACCACTGTCAACTTTCGTCACAGCAGCATCACAGGTTGGTCGCGACAGGGTCGCTGCGGCCTTTGCTGTCCGGGATCAGGCCGGTGGTGTCAGCCGGTAGATCGCGTCGGCGGCGTCGTCGGTGATGTAGACGGAGCCGTCCGGCCCGGTCGTCGCGGCCACCGGGCGGCCCCAGCGCGAACCGTCGTCGGCCTGGAATCCGCCGACCAGCGTCTGCTGGTCACCGAGGCCGCCGTCGCGCCACGGGTAGAACGACACCTCGGGCGCCCGGGGCGGCTGCCGGTTCCACGACCCGTGCACGCCGACGAGGGCGCCGCTGGCGTACGGCTCGGGCAGAACCCCGTCGGTGAAGCTCAGGCCGAGCGGGGCCGAGTGCGCGCCCATGCTCTGCTCGACGGGAGGTAGCGCCGCACAGTCGAGTAGTTCGCCGTCGGGGTTGGTCTGTACGTCGCGGACGAACGGCAGGTCCGCCGGTCCACCGACGTTGTTGCAGTACGGCCAGCCGAGTTCGCGGCCCGGCGAGAGCCTGGCGATCTGCTCGGGCGGATTGTCGTCGACGTAGTCCGGCAGCACTTCGCCATAGGACGGCCCGGGATCGGGAAACGCGATGTTGTCACGGCCGTTGTTGGCGATCCAGACCGCACCGTCGGGTGCGACGGCCAGTCCGGTGCCGTTGCGGACGCCGGTGGCGAACGGTTCGGCGGGCCCGCCGCCGGGTGGCACCCGCATGATCGTCGCGCGCGGCGGGGTCGCGTCCCGGTCGTCTGCGGAAATGTTTCCCGTGGAACCAATCGAGAAGTACACCGCGCCGTCGGGGCCGACCGCCACGCTCTTGAGCACGTGCGAGTACGCCCCCCGTAGGTCGGGGCTGCGGTCGTCGGGCAGGCCACCCGCGACCACGCGGGGGTTGGTGGCCGCGCCGCCGGCGTAGTCGTACCCGTCGACCTGATCGCTCTGTGCCACGTACAGCGTCGGCCCGCCGAACGCGAGGCCGTGGGGTTCGTCGAGGTCGTCGAGCAGCACCGACTCCTCGGGCGGACTGTCGCCGCGCGGCCGGAACGACAGCACCTGGCCGGTGCTCGGCACCGACACAAGCAGCGCGCCGTCGGGTGCCCACGCCATCAGCCGGGGACGCGAGGTGCGCGCCCATACCGACAGCGTCCACCCCTCGGGGACCACAGCTTGGCGAGGCTCGTCGAACGGCGAGTCCCCGAGATCGGGTGCGACTTCGACGGTGACCGTCTGCGTGCCGGCGACAGGCTGCGTCGTCGACGTGGAGCTGGAAGACGGTGCCGCGGTCGGGGTCGGGGTCGACGATGGTGACGGCTGCTCGCCGGAGCAGCCGGCAAGCAGCGCGCACCCCAGGACCAGGACGCCGATTCTGTTATGCCGCACCGATTCCCGCATGCATCTCCCAGACCAGGATCTCGGCCGGGGTGGTCGCGGTGATGCGCTGCCCCCCGGTAGCGGTGAAGCGCACCGCGTCGCCTTCCTGCAGCGCGCCGGCGCCTTCCAGCGTGACCGCGCCCCGAGGCACGAACAGGTGGAGGTAGGGCGCGTCCGGAAGGTGCACACTCTGGCCCGGTTCCAGGCGCGCACCGTGCAGCGCGGCGTACCGGTTGCGAATGGTGATCGCGGCCTCGTTGCTGTGCTCGGGCATGCCACTCGCGATGGTGACCAGGTTGCCGCGCAGCAGTTCGTCGTCGATCTCCAACTGCTGGTAGCCCGGTTGGATGCCCGACTCATCGGGCACCACCCACATCTGGACGAAATGCACCGGTTCGCTGTGGGATTGCTGACCGGTCAGCGTCCAGGAGTCGTTCTTCTCCGAGTGCAGGATGCCTCGGCCGGCCGACATCCGTTGTGCCAGGCCGGGATAGATGACTCCGGAGTGCCCGGTGGAGTCCTGGTGGACGAGGGAGCCGCGAAGCACCCAGGTGACGATCTCCATGTCGCGGTGCGGGTGGGTGTCAAACCCCGCACCGGGGGTGACGATGTCGTCGTTGTTGACCAGGAGCAGCCCGTGGTGGGTGTTGTCGGGGTCGTAGTGGCTGCCGAACGAGAAGGAGTGCTTCGAGTCGAGCCACTCGATCGCTGTCTTCGCGCGCTCGTCGGCACGCCGGACGTCGATGACGCTCGTGCTGCGGGTCATGGGCGATCTCCTTCGGAGTCCTCGTCAGCCTAGGTGGCCGACATGCCCTCGACAACATAGATGATGCATCATGTATTCCACGGTTAGGCTGAGGAGATGGAGTGGCTGAGCGACGAGCAGCAGCGGATCTGGCGTGACTACCTGGCCATGGTCAGCAAGCTGCACACCGCGATGCACCGCCAACTGCAACAGGACTGCGAGCTGTCCCTGTCGGACTACGACGTGCTCGTCGCGCTGTCGGAGCGCGGGCCGATGCGCATCAACGAGCTCGGCGAGCTGATCGGCTGGGAGCAGAGCCGGCTGTCGCACCAGCTGCGCCGCATGCGCGGCCGGGGACTCGTGGCGCGCGAGGGCGACGGCGACGACCGCCGCGGCGCCACCGTCGCATTGACCGATGCCGGTCTGGCCGCGGTGCAGACCGCCGCGCCGGGTCACGTCGACCTGGTCAGGACCGTGGTGTTCGACGGGTTGAGCAAAGCCGAGGAGCGCGCGTTCGGCGCGACGATCGCCGCGGTGCTCGAACGGCTGAACGCCCGCTCGGCCGGGTGACCTCAGAGCGTCTCGGGCAGACCGAACTTGCGGAACAGCGACACGTCCATGAACGCGACGACGTGTGCGATGCCTCGGGTGCGCAGGTCGAGGACGTGCAGCTGGAACGCCTCGTGCACGTTGGTCTCCGGGTTGCGCATGTACAGCGCGGCCACCGGCTGACCGTTGGCTGTGGTCCTCAGGAACCGCATATCGCCCGCGCCCGCGGCGGGGCAGTGGTACTTCGACAGCGCGATGATGTCGGCCGGACCCGAATACCAGCCGTCGAACGGCGGCATCTCCCACACCGCATCGGCGGTGAACAGCTCGACCAGCCTGTCCATGTCGTAGTCCTCGAACGCGGCGATGTACTTCGCGAGCGCCTCTGCCGCCTCCGGGGATTCCGGTGAAACCGGCTGATCGTCGCGCGAGGGTGCGACCTCGTCGAGCTGCGCCCGGGCGCGCTGCAACAGGCTGTTGACCGCGGCGGTCGACGCCCCGATCACCTCACCGACCTCGGCCGCCTTCCATTGCAGGACTTCGCGCAGCACCAGAACCGCCCGCTGACGTGGGGACAGGTGCTGCAGTGCCGCGATGAGCGCCAGCCGCACCGACTCCCGGGACTCCGCGATCACCGACGGGTCGGCCGGATCCTCATGCGGGTCGTCGGGGATCGGCTCGAGCCAGGCGATCTCGTGGCGCTCGGTCAGGTCGGCGTAGGGATCCGCCGACGGCCCGCCGAGGCCCGACGGCAGCGGCCGGCGCTTGCGCCCGTCGAGCGCGGTCAGGCAGGTGTTGGTCGCGATCCGGTACAGCCACGTCCGCACCGAGGATTTGCCTTCGAACCTGTCGTAGGACTTCCAGGCCCGCAGATACGTCTCCTGGACCAGGTCCTCCGCGTCGTGGAGCGAGCCGGTCATGCGGTAACAGTGCGCCAGCAGTTCGCGCCGGTACTTCTGTGCATCGGCGAGAAACGCGTCCTTCGCACCGCCCTCGTCGAGAGCCAAGACGGTCACGAAAAGCAGCTTACGCATCGGGTGTGACAACTTCAGCTGTCCGCGGACCGCGGTCGTCCAGCTGGGCCCGATAGTCTCCCTGGCATGCCCGTGACCCACTCCGAACGCAGTTTCGACGGCCTCGGCGGCGTCCGGATCGTGTACGACGTCTGGACGCCCGAGTCGGATTCGCGCGGCGTGGTGGTTCTCGCGCACGGCTACGCCGAACACGCCCGGCGCTACGACCACGTCGCGGCGCGCTTCGCCGAATCCGGCCTGATCACCTACGCGCTCGACCACCGCGGTCACGGACGTTCCGGCGGAAAACGCGTCTATCTGCGCGACATCACCGAGTACACCGGCGACTTCCACACCCTGGTCGGCATCGCGCGGAACGCTCACCCCCACCTGAAATTGATCGTGCTGGGACACAGCATGGGGGGCGGCGTCGTGTTCACCTACGGGGTCGAGCACCCCGACGACTACGACGCGATGGTGCTGTCCGGACCGGCGGTCAACGCCCACGACTCGGTGCCCGCGGTCAAGCTGGTGATGGCCAAGGTGCTCGGCCGGATCGCCCCCGGTCTGCCGGTCGAGAACCTGCCCGCCGACGCGGTGTCACGCGACCCGCAGGTGGTGTCGGACTACGAGAACGACCCGCTGGTCCACCACGGCAAGTTGCCCGCCGGCGTCGGGCGCGCGCTGATCGCGGTGGGGGAGACCATGCCGGCGCGCGCCGCGGCGATCACCGCGCCCCTGCTGGTGGTGCACGGCGACAAGGACCGGCTGATTCCGGTCGCGGGAAGCAGGCAGCTGATGGAGTGCATCGGCTCGCCTGATGCGCACCTGAAGGTGTATCCCGGCCTCTACCACGAGGTGTTCAACGAACCCGAGAAGGAACTGGTGCTCGACGACGTGACCTCCTGGATCGAGTCGAAACTGTGAAAAGGCTTGCCGTCGTAGTGTTTTCGGTACTGCTGTTGGTGGTCGGCTGCGGCCGGGGGGAGGATTCCGCCGAGCAGTCGGGCTGGACCGACGAGGAGGTGACGTTCGAGGCCGACGGCCTCACGTTGCACGGCACCTACCGGCACCGCACCGAGGGAGAGCCCGCTCCGGCGGCCCTGCTGCTCTCCGAGAGCGGCGGCACCGATCGCAACGGTGACAACGTCGTCGCGGGCCCGATCGGCAACATGCGCCAGCTCGCCGAGTTGCTGTCCGACCGCGGGGTGGCGAGCCTGCGCTACGACAAGGTGGGCACCGGACGCACCGGGCTGGGGCCGTTCCAGGACAGGCCCACCGAGGTTGTCAGCGCCGTCTACACCTCGGGCGCGAAGGCCGCGGTGCGGTTCCTGGCGGATCGTCCGGCGACCGACCCCGAGCGGATCTCGGTCTACGCACTCGGCGAGGGCACCGTCCACGCGCTGGCGCTGGCCGGCGACACGTTGCCGGACGCCCCGAAGGTGCACTCGCTCGGCCTCTTTCAACCGCTGCCGGGGCGCTATCTGGACATCATCACCAACCGGGTGACGGCCGACGGAACGCCGGAGACGATCGCGACCTGGCGTGCCGCGGTCGAGGAGATCCGCACCAAGGGCACGGTCCCGGACACACTTCCCGACGGCCTGAACTCCATCGTCAACCCCGGCAACATCGCCGCCGTCATCGCGGCCGACGAGGTCGACCCGGTCGCGTTGGCCGCCGCGGTCCCCGCCGGGACCCCCGTCCTGCTGACCTGTTCGGATTCCGACAGTCAGGCCCGGTGCGACGCCGTGAAGCCGCTCGTCGACGCGCTGGCGCACACCGATCTGACCGTCGTGGAGCTCAAGGGTGTCAATCATGTGCTGCGCGACGACCCGACCGACAACATCGCCAACTACGCCAAGCAGGACCCGCTGTCGGAGCAGTTGGTGACGGCGCTCGACGAATTCGCCGGCAAGTGAGCCTGTGGATGAAATCGGCTGTGGGGATAACGGATACTGGTCGACGATGCCACGTCAGACCCGGCCCCTAACGTCGCCGTCATGAGTACCGACGAGAAGATGCTCGGCCGCATCGCGGCGCTTCTGCGCCAGGCCGAAGGCACCGACAACGCCCACGAAGCAGAGGCCTTCATGGCCGCCGCCCAACGGCTGGCCACCGCGACGTCGATCGACCTGGCGGTCGCGCGCAGCCACGGGGACAAGCGCACCGGGGCCCAGACGCCGGTGCAGCGCACCATCACCATCGGCGAACCGGGCGCGCGGGGCCTGCGCACGTATGTGCAGTTGTTCGTGGTCATCGCCGCCGCCAACGACGTCAAGTGTGATGTCGCGTCCAACTCGACGTTCGTCTATGCCTACGGCTTCGACGAGGACATCGACGCCAGTCATACGCTCTACACCAGCCTCGTCATGCAGATGGTGCGGGCGTCCACCGAGTACATCTCCTCCGGTGCGCACAAGCCGACGCCGACGATCACCGCGCGCCTGAACTTCCAGCTGGCCTTCGGCGCCCGCGTCGGCCAGCGACTGGCCGAGGCCCGCGAGCAGGCGCAGCAGGAGGCCAAGAGCGGACCGTCGGCCATCCCTGGAACAGCGATCGCGTTGCGCAACAAGGACCTTGAGCTCAAGGACTATTACCGCAAGGCGTCGAAAGCGCGTGGGACGTGGCGCGCCACCAGCGCCACGGCAGGCTATTCGTCGGATGCGCGCCGGGCCGGCGACCGAGCGGGACGACGGGCCCGGCTGGGCGGGGACACCGAGCTCACCGGCGCGAGGTCTGCACTGGAGCGATGACCCGGGACGCGCAGCGCGCAAAGGTCTATGCCGCAGAGGGATTCGTGCGCACCATGTTCGACCGAGCGGCCGAACGCGGTGATCCGGTGGCGGATTTCTTCGGCACCCACCTGACCCTGCCGCCCGAGGCCCGCTTCGCCTCGGCGGAATCCGTCCAGACCTATGTCGACGACGTGCTCGCGCATCCGGCGGTCCGGGAGCGCTGGCCGGCAGCCGGTGCGGTGCGGGTGCGGGCACGCCGGGGCGCATCCGCCGCGCACTACGAATCGGCCGGCGGGGAGGCGACGATCGCAGTCCCGCACGGGCGCGACACGTGGGCGCTGCGGGAGTTGGTGGTGCTGCACGAGCTCGCACATCACCTGTGCCCCAGCGATCCCCCGCACGGACCGGAGTTCGTCGCCACGCACTGTGAGCTCGCCGGCGCCGTGATGGGTCCCGAGGTGGCCCACGTGTTGCGGGTGGTCTACGCGAAGGAGGGCGTGCGGTGAGCCGGGGCGTACCGTCACCATCGTGACCACCTCCGAATGGGCCTCTCTCGACAACCTGTTCACCTCCGTGCTGCACAGCGAGGACGACGTGTTGCGCGCGGCCCGTGAGTCTGCCGACGCCGCGGGTATGCCG is drawn from Mycolicibacterium gilvum and contains these coding sequences:
- a CDS encoding TIGR04338 family metallohydrolase, with the translated sequence MTRDAQRAKVYAAEGFVRTMFDRAAERGDPVADFFGTHLTLPPEARFASAESVQTYVDDVLAHPAVRERWPAAGAVRVRARRGASAAHYESAGGEATIAVPHGRDTWALRELVVLHELAHHLCPSDPPHGPEFVATHCELAGAVMGPEVAHVLRVVYAKEGVR